The following proteins are co-located in the Syngnathus scovelli strain Florida chromosome 21, RoL_Ssco_1.2, whole genome shotgun sequence genome:
- the zgc:112496 gene encoding uncharacterized protein zgc:112496 isoform X2 produces MSGLFECEHPATWRRVEGKYWDVVEAKNKKPGKLLQLDKWYQEELPVIISSRCEKYVTLAEVVKLMEWKLTRGKFRPRLQQLVSSNSEDAVDKCSRKAFSLLPDVAAAIAELSSLKGVGPATASAVLAVAAPDQAAFMSDEALESVPGLKPIQYTAKHYSLYQNKMVAMTNRLNKVDPRPDWTPQRLERCLWALSVAKQQQLPFLDDLDVKGGGVVEEHMDADHRASKKLKTR; encoded by the exons ATGAGTGGACTTTTTGAGTGCGAGCATCCTGCAACATGGAGGAGGGTTGAAGGTAAATATTGGGACGTGGTGGAGGCCAAGAATAAGAAACCTGGGAAACTTCTCCAGCTTGATAAGTG GTACCAAGAGGAGCTGCCCGTTATCATCTCAAGTCGGTGCGAGAAATATGTCACATTGGCAGAAGTGGTCAAGTTGATGGAGTGGAAGCTCACT agggggaaattcaggccccgtcTGCAGCAGCTGGTGTCGTCCAACAGCGAGGACGCCGTGGATAAATGTTCCCGAAAGGCCTTCAGCCTCCTGCCCGACGTAGCGGCGGCCATCGCCGAGCTCAGCTCGCTGAAAGGAGTCGGCCCGGCCACCGCCTCAG ctgtgTTGGCTGTAGCAGCGCCCGATCAAGCGGCGTTCATGTCGGACGAGGCCCTGGAAAGCGTGCCAGGGCTCAAACCCATCCAGTACACAGCCAAACACTACTCACTCTACCAAAACAAGATGGTGGCGATGACCAACAGACTTAACAAAG tggACCCCCGGCCCGATTGGACGCCTCAAAGGCTGGAGCGCTGTTTGTGGGCGCTCAGCGTTGCTAAGCAACAGCAGCTCCCGTTTCTTGACGATCTTGATGTAAAGGGCGGCGGGGTGGTGGAAGAGCACATGGATGCTGATCACAGAGCAAGCAAAAAACTTAAAACGAGATGA
- the zgc:112496 gene encoding uncharacterized protein zgc:112496 isoform X1 codes for MNCEIFNYLRCMKANNDKCTNHSKCAHRCLLALPEIIAEYSRESSPRVRRKRHNHFQLGDFVSCFAAMSGLFECEHPATWRRVEGKYWDVVEAKNKKPGKLLQLDKWYQEELPVIISSRCEKYVTLAEVVKLMEWKLTRGKFRPRLQQLVSSNSEDAVDKCSRKAFSLLPDVAAAIAELSSLKGVGPATASAVLAVAAPDQAAFMSDEALESVPGLKPIQYTAKHYSLYQNKMVAMTNRLNKVDPRPDWTPQRLERCLWALSVAKQQQLPFLDDLDVKGGGVVEEHMDADHRASKKLKTR; via the exons ATGAATTGtgaaatttttaattatttgaggTGCATGAAGGCAAATAACGACAAATGCACTAACCATAGCAAATGTGCTCACCGATGTTTGCTTGCATTGCCGGAAATAATAGCAGAATACTCTCGCGAGAGTTCACCGAGAGTCAGGCGGAAACGTCATAATCATTTTCAACTAG GCGATTTTGTGAGCTGCTTTGCGGCCATGAGTGGACTTTTTGAGTGCGAGCATCCTGCAACATGGAGGAGGGTTGAAGGTAAATATTGGGACGTGGTGGAGGCCAAGAATAAGAAACCTGGGAAACTTCTCCAGCTTGATAAGTG GTACCAAGAGGAGCTGCCCGTTATCATCTCAAGTCGGTGCGAGAAATATGTCACATTGGCAGAAGTGGTCAAGTTGATGGAGTGGAAGCTCACT agggggaaattcaggccccgtcTGCAGCAGCTGGTGTCGTCCAACAGCGAGGACGCCGTGGATAAATGTTCCCGAAAGGCCTTCAGCCTCCTGCCCGACGTAGCGGCGGCCATCGCCGAGCTCAGCTCGCTGAAAGGAGTCGGCCCGGCCACCGCCTCAG ctgtgTTGGCTGTAGCAGCGCCCGATCAAGCGGCGTTCATGTCGGACGAGGCCCTGGAAAGCGTGCCAGGGCTCAAACCCATCCAGTACACAGCCAAACACTACTCACTCTACCAAAACAAGATGGTGGCGATGACCAACAGACTTAACAAAG tggACCCCCGGCCCGATTGGACGCCTCAAAGGCTGGAGCGCTGTTTGTGGGCGCTCAGCGTTGCTAAGCAACAGCAGCTCCCGTTTCTTGACGATCTTGATGTAAAGGGCGGCGGGGTGGTGGAAGAGCACATGGATGCTGATCACAGAGCAAGCAAAAAACTTAAAACGAGATGA
- the wdr24 gene encoding GATOR2 complex protein WDR24 isoform X1, with protein MEKMSRITTALGSSAISGRTMFCHLDAPANAISVCRDATQVVVAGRNIFKIYVLEEEQFVEKLNLRVGRKPSLNLSCADVMWHQMEENLLATAATNGAVVTWNLGKPSRNKQDQLFTEHKRTVNKVCFHPTEVYMLLSGSQDGFMKCFDLRKKESVSTFSGQSESVRDVQFSMKDYFTFAASFENGNVQLWDIRRPDRYERMFTAHTGPVFCCDWHPDDRGWLATGGRDKMVKVWDMTTNRAKEIYCVQTIASVARVKWRPERKFHLATCSMMVDHNIYVWDVRRPFIPFATFEEHKDVTTGIVWRHQHDPHFLLSGSKDSTLYQHMFKDATRPVDKANPEGLCFGLFGDLAFAAKESLISGDANRKPYPGGDRRYPIFIFKKPDPTEQFAHVSSALSVFETDLDSNRMDWFVKTAQLYLLGGKPFAELCDHNAKVARELKRPQVSTTWTMLRIMFSDPANITTPGPHLSKLGTLPLMNSFSMKEIGTGMGNESRLERSKGDARQDNIHLEPENISNNNEENEETEGSEGQAEYMFGDAELDDDDLYSMEQDNPTDSCVYSTLAEEQECTLPQEAFQLRHDILDNPSAPEHLQQDKADSPHVSGNEAEVTCLTPIESFSLISISQPLFTPDLPASFFCPIVREMLSYYAEKGDVQMAVSVLIVLGERIRKEIDDLTQEHWYTSYIDLLQRFELWNVSNEVIKLSTCSAITCLNQTSTTLHINCSNCKRPMNNRGWICDRCHQCASVCAVCHHVVKGLFAWCQGCSHGGHLEHIINWLRSSPHCPAGCGHLCEYT; from the exons ATGGAGAAGATGTCCCGGATCACCACAGCCCTGGGCAGCAGCGCCATCAGCGGCCGAACCATGTTCTGCCACTTGGACGCCCCCGCCAACGCCATCAGCGTGTGCCGTGACGCCACGCAGGTGGTGGTAGCCGGGCGCAACATCTTCAAGATCTACGTGCTGGAGGAGGAGCAGTTTGTGGAGAAGCTGAATCTGCGCGTGGGCCGCAAGCCGTCGCTCAACCTCAGCTGCGCCGACGTCATGTGGCACCAGATGGAGGAGAACCTGCTAGCCACTGCCGCCACCAACGGCGCCGTTGTGACGTGGAACCTTGGCAAACCGTCTCGCAACAAGCAGGACCAACTGTTCACAGAGCACAAGCGTACGGTCAACAAGGTGTGCTTCCACCCCACCGAGGTGTACATGCTGCTGAGTGGCTCGCAGGACGGCTTCATGAAGTGCTTCGACCTGCGCAAGAAGGAGTCTGTCAGCACTTTCTCAG GTCAGTCAGAGAGCGTGCGGGACGTCCAGTTCAGCATGAAGGACTATTTTACTTTCGCCGCTTCTTTCGAGAACGGGAATGTCCAGCTGTGGGACATCCGACGGCCAGACCGCTACGAGCGAATGTTCACCGCCCACACTGGCCCGGTGTTCTGCTGCGACTGGCATCCTGACGACAG GGGCTGGTTGGCCACGGGCGGCAGGGATAAAATGGTGAAGGTGTGGGACATGACCACAAACCGGGCCAAAGAGATCTACTGCGTCCAAACAATCGCCTCGGTGGCTCGGGTCAAGTGGCGCCCGGAGCGCAAATTCCACCTGGCTACCTGCTCCATGATGGTGGATCACAATATTTACGTGTGGGACGTGCGGCGACCGTTCATCCCCTTCGCCACCTTTGAGGAGCACAAGGACGTGACCACGGGCATCGTGTGGCGCCACCAACACGACCCTCACTTCCTACTCTCGGGCTCTAAGGACAGCACGCTTTACCAGCACATGTTCAAGGACGCCACGCGGCCTGTGGACAAGGCCAACCCCGAGGGTCTGTGTTTCGGCTTGTTCGGCGACCTGGCCTTCGCCGCCAAGGAGAGTCTGATCAGCGGCGACGCGAACAGGAAGCCTTACCCTGGCGGCGACCGGCGCTACCCCATCTTCATCTTCAAGAAACCCGACCCGACGGAACAGTTTGCGCATGTGTCCAGCGCTCTCAGCGTCTTTGAGACGGACTTGGACAGCAATCGTATGGACTGGTTCGTCAAGACGGCACAACTCTACCTCCTTGGCGGCAAGCCGTTCGCCGAGCTGTGCGATCACAACGCCAAGGTGGCCCGTGAGCTCAAAAGACCTCAG GTTTCCACAACGTGGACCATGCTGAGGATTATGTTCTCTGACCCAGCAAACATCACCACTCCTGGTCCCCACCTCAGTAAACTTGGCACCTTACCGTTAATGAACAG CTTCAGCATGAAGGAAATCGGAACCGGAATGGGCAATGAAAGCAGGCTGGAGCGCAGCAAAGGTGACGCCAGACAAGATAATATCCACTTGGAACCTGAAAACATCAGCAATAATAATGAAG AAAACGAGGAGACGGAGGGCAGCGAGGGCCAAGCCGAGTACATGTTTGGCGATGCCGAACTGGATGACGACGATCTTTATTCAATGGAGCAGGACAACCCGACAG ATAGTTGTGTCTACTCAACGCTAGCTGAGGAACAGGAGTGCACGCTGCCCCAGGAAGCCTTCCAACTGCGCCATGACATCCTGGACAATCCGTCGGCCCCCGAGCACCTTCAGCAGGACAAGGCCGACTCGCCGCACGTCAGCGGCAACGAGGCCGAAGTCACGTGCCTGACGCCCATCGAGTCCTTCTCGCTCATCTCCATCTCGCAGCCGCTCTTTACGCCCGACTTGCCCGCCAGCTTCTTCTGCCCCATCGTGCGCGAGATGCTCAGCTACTATGCCGAGAAGGGCGACGTGCAGATGGCGGTGTCCGTGCTCATCGTTTTAGGAGAGCGCATCCGGAAAGAAATTGATGATCTGACACAG GAGCACTGGTACACGTCCTACATCGACCTGCTGCAGCGCTTCGAGTTGTGGAACGTGTCAAACGAGGTGATCAAGTTGAGTACGTGCAGCGCCATCACCTGCCTGAATCAGACCTCCACCACGCTGCACATCAACTGCAGCAACTGCAAACGGCCCATGAACAACAGGGGCTGGATTTGCGACAG GTGCCACCAGTGTGCCAGCGTGTGCGCCGTGTGCCACCACGTGGTCAAGGGACTCTTTGCGTGGTGTCAGGGCTGCAGTCACGGCGGCCACCTGGAGCACATCATCAACTGGCTCAGAAGCAGTCCGCACTGCCCCGCCGGATGCGGACATCTGTGTGAGTACACCTAA
- the wdr24 gene encoding GATOR2 complex protein WDR24 isoform X2, translating into MEKMSRITTALGSSAISGRTMFCHLDAPANAISVCRDATQVVVAGRNIFKIYVLEEEQFVEKLNLRVGRKPSLNLSCADVMWHQMEENLLATAATNGAVVTWNLGKPSRNKQDQLFTEHKRTVNKVCFHPTEVYMLLSGSQDGFMKCFDLRKKESVSTFSGQSESVRDVQFSMKDYFTFAASFENGNVQLWDIRRPDRYERMFTAHTGPVFCCDWHPDDRGWLATGGRDKMVKVWDMTTNRAKEIYCVQTIASVARVKWRPERKFHLATCSMMVDHNIYVWDVRRPFIPFATFEEHKDVTTGIVWRHQHDPHFLLSGSKDSTLYQHMFKDATRPVDKANPEGLCFGLFGDLAFAAKESLISGDANRKPYPGGDRRYPIFIFKKPDPTEQFAHVSSALSVFETDLDSNRMDWFVKTAQLYLLGGKPFAELCDHNAKVARELKRPQVSTTWTMLRIMFSDPANITTPGPHLSKLGTLPLMNSFSMKEIGTGMGNESRLERSKGDARQDNIHLEPENISNNNEENEETEGSEGQAEYMFGDAELDDDDLYSMEQDNPTAEEQECTLPQEAFQLRHDILDNPSAPEHLQQDKADSPHVSGNEAEVTCLTPIESFSLISISQPLFTPDLPASFFCPIVREMLSYYAEKGDVQMAVSVLIVLGERIRKEIDDLTQEHWYTSYIDLLQRFELWNVSNEVIKLSTCSAITCLNQTSTTLHINCSNCKRPMNNRGWICDRCHQCASVCAVCHHVVKGLFAWCQGCSHGGHLEHIINWLRSSPHCPAGCGHLCEYT; encoded by the exons ATGGAGAAGATGTCCCGGATCACCACAGCCCTGGGCAGCAGCGCCATCAGCGGCCGAACCATGTTCTGCCACTTGGACGCCCCCGCCAACGCCATCAGCGTGTGCCGTGACGCCACGCAGGTGGTGGTAGCCGGGCGCAACATCTTCAAGATCTACGTGCTGGAGGAGGAGCAGTTTGTGGAGAAGCTGAATCTGCGCGTGGGCCGCAAGCCGTCGCTCAACCTCAGCTGCGCCGACGTCATGTGGCACCAGATGGAGGAGAACCTGCTAGCCACTGCCGCCACCAACGGCGCCGTTGTGACGTGGAACCTTGGCAAACCGTCTCGCAACAAGCAGGACCAACTGTTCACAGAGCACAAGCGTACGGTCAACAAGGTGTGCTTCCACCCCACCGAGGTGTACATGCTGCTGAGTGGCTCGCAGGACGGCTTCATGAAGTGCTTCGACCTGCGCAAGAAGGAGTCTGTCAGCACTTTCTCAG GTCAGTCAGAGAGCGTGCGGGACGTCCAGTTCAGCATGAAGGACTATTTTACTTTCGCCGCTTCTTTCGAGAACGGGAATGTCCAGCTGTGGGACATCCGACGGCCAGACCGCTACGAGCGAATGTTCACCGCCCACACTGGCCCGGTGTTCTGCTGCGACTGGCATCCTGACGACAG GGGCTGGTTGGCCACGGGCGGCAGGGATAAAATGGTGAAGGTGTGGGACATGACCACAAACCGGGCCAAAGAGATCTACTGCGTCCAAACAATCGCCTCGGTGGCTCGGGTCAAGTGGCGCCCGGAGCGCAAATTCCACCTGGCTACCTGCTCCATGATGGTGGATCACAATATTTACGTGTGGGACGTGCGGCGACCGTTCATCCCCTTCGCCACCTTTGAGGAGCACAAGGACGTGACCACGGGCATCGTGTGGCGCCACCAACACGACCCTCACTTCCTACTCTCGGGCTCTAAGGACAGCACGCTTTACCAGCACATGTTCAAGGACGCCACGCGGCCTGTGGACAAGGCCAACCCCGAGGGTCTGTGTTTCGGCTTGTTCGGCGACCTGGCCTTCGCCGCCAAGGAGAGTCTGATCAGCGGCGACGCGAACAGGAAGCCTTACCCTGGCGGCGACCGGCGCTACCCCATCTTCATCTTCAAGAAACCCGACCCGACGGAACAGTTTGCGCATGTGTCCAGCGCTCTCAGCGTCTTTGAGACGGACTTGGACAGCAATCGTATGGACTGGTTCGTCAAGACGGCACAACTCTACCTCCTTGGCGGCAAGCCGTTCGCCGAGCTGTGCGATCACAACGCCAAGGTGGCCCGTGAGCTCAAAAGACCTCAG GTTTCCACAACGTGGACCATGCTGAGGATTATGTTCTCTGACCCAGCAAACATCACCACTCCTGGTCCCCACCTCAGTAAACTTGGCACCTTACCGTTAATGAACAG CTTCAGCATGAAGGAAATCGGAACCGGAATGGGCAATGAAAGCAGGCTGGAGCGCAGCAAAGGTGACGCCAGACAAGATAATATCCACTTGGAACCTGAAAACATCAGCAATAATAATGAAG AAAACGAGGAGACGGAGGGCAGCGAGGGCCAAGCCGAGTACATGTTTGGCGATGCCGAACTGGATGACGACGATCTTTATTCAATGGAGCAGGACAACCCGACAG CTGAGGAACAGGAGTGCACGCTGCCCCAGGAAGCCTTCCAACTGCGCCATGACATCCTGGACAATCCGTCGGCCCCCGAGCACCTTCAGCAGGACAAGGCCGACTCGCCGCACGTCAGCGGCAACGAGGCCGAAGTCACGTGCCTGACGCCCATCGAGTCCTTCTCGCTCATCTCCATCTCGCAGCCGCTCTTTACGCCCGACTTGCCCGCCAGCTTCTTCTGCCCCATCGTGCGCGAGATGCTCAGCTACTATGCCGAGAAGGGCGACGTGCAGATGGCGGTGTCCGTGCTCATCGTTTTAGGAGAGCGCATCCGGAAAGAAATTGATGATCTGACACAG GAGCACTGGTACACGTCCTACATCGACCTGCTGCAGCGCTTCGAGTTGTGGAACGTGTCAAACGAGGTGATCAAGTTGAGTACGTGCAGCGCCATCACCTGCCTGAATCAGACCTCCACCACGCTGCACATCAACTGCAGCAACTGCAAACGGCCCATGAACAACAGGGGCTGGATTTGCGACAG GTGCCACCAGTGTGCCAGCGTGTGCGCCGTGTGCCACCACGTGGTCAAGGGACTCTTTGCGTGGTGTCAGGGCTGCAGTCACGGCGGCCACCTGGAGCACATCATCAACTGGCTCAGAAGCAGTCCGCACTGCCCCGCCGGATGCGGACATCTGTGTGAGTACACCTAA